In Onthophagus taurus isolate NC chromosome 6, IU_Otau_3.0, whole genome shotgun sequence, a genomic segment contains:
- the LOC111414715 gene encoding tectonin beta-propeller repeat-containing protein isoform X1 has translation MPTSLLFGINNEGRVHTLSTSGSMWRELTYVGQEFKKLSAVPHFLWALGGDHQIYVYVHGLDVPIKVREESYENERWIPIEGFSSRLLPTDRYHFSNIDGTIDRSTDKIRLPSMAWQWEGEWQLELTLDGQPLDHNGWMYAVDFPANYYPKKQWKSCVRRRLWVRTRRYAAMNSWCAIAPLHKDATAEPFIDISIGGQFVAGAEIGTMLVWSVTSHNRVMFRTGVTTRSPEGAKWTCVSVPPGCEVCQLSVGPTGLVWAALLDGRALVRIGVTRECLSGNVWVETRGPSDGLRIMQISVGVCCVWAVTHDKQVWFRKGVKADGAVISEENAVGCGWVEMVGKMSSVSVAANDQVLAVGADDRAVYFRTGITGGDLTGKKWKSLHAPLQVSRASSNASLNRDRLSNSTKSTSSLNRPHSLCDTTLGDITDQSHSAPTSLPVGDMSNKFETQLKNPRAWSPVRSVGSIVGTEVHPESDESLFSDKADSCIFAEDEELGWAEYEAPWSFVAAGACTLDLNQLPNWFAEQGNAQHAELEQPWRLKILEDLRLRLDPDDQRFNDYPLAVDTSSWVHTGEARVNLNGNTFVDCVVQLEWVHTSGTLTILNSDGATTMHQFSLNEITCVQSCSEPGCPRLSIHTPNLTIPIVRLQFGTDAQMEELQAHFTTVCSEVHLTRGKASSLSVWAVTTLGDIFVYDAKDTIIQHGSYELDYELTGKQLPLEIPLHTSCVPETVIIINGCLQDDITRFAINLDAYPSFRSKHKNYTELENCCLHFNPRFENGNPTVVRNSMIDGKWGEEERVGITPFMPGQEFELKIEVNVEDYVIYVDGERFCGYRHRLPVGSCTSISFWGQITLEKMKISTPKPIVNLKDIYWRQFGGHLRRVETCKAGVTWGIGYDHTCWVYNGGFGGNFAGTLNSNNLRAMADTQDYRVYENQRWNPVTGYTSAGLPTDRYMWSDVTGKQRRTKDQVKLLSVHWQWVSDWLVDFHVPGGADKEGWQYAVDFPASYHAHKHFTDYVRRRRWYRRCAIGTTGPWQDLGHTKLLDVSFCTVHEGLITVWALATGGQAMIRTEVSISNPTGNKWEHVNSDKSLTSISCGPFNNVWATASNGSVFVRHGITMDLIQGVKWICIEPPPGNPLKEISVNQIGVWAVSDKGKLYVRKDISYSWPEGSVWHCIEVDPLISVGSTPLSTKFKHVSVAVDEVWATTDGGLVLRRLGICEQNCIGTGWDIGINGNFQQISVRALT, from the exons ATGCCTACTTCTTTACTTTTTGGGATAAATAATGAGGGAAGAGTCCATACATTATCTACATCGGGGTCTATGTGGAGGGAGTTAACTTACGTAGGTCaggaatttaaaaagttatctGCAGTACCCCATTTTTTATGGGCACTTGGTGGTGATCATCAAATATATGTTTATGTTCATGGTTTGGATGTCCCTATTAAAGTTAGAgaagaaagttatgaaaatGAA AGATGGATCCCCATCGAAGGTTTTTCATCAAGACTTCTCCCCACTGATCGTTACCACTTTTCCAACATTGATGGTACAATTGATCGATCAACTGATAAAATTAGATTACCATCAATGGCATGGCAGTGGGAAGGCGAATGGCAACTAGAACTTACTTTGGACGGTCAGCCTTTAGATCACAATGGATGGATGTATGCCGTTGATTTTCCTGCTAATTATTACCCAAAAAAACAATGGAAATCTTGTGTTAGAAGAAGATTGTGGGTGAGAACACGTCGATATGCTGCTATGAATTCATGGTGTGCCATTGCTCCTTTACATAAAGATGCTACAGca gaaccttttattgatatttcaaTTGGAGGACAATTTGTAGCAGGAGCTGAAATAGGAACTATGCTTGTATGGTCTGTAACATCTCATAACAGG gttATGTTCCGTACTGGTGTAACAACTCGTTCACCAGAAGGTGCAAAATGGACTTGCGTTTCAGTTCCCCCCGGTTGTGAAGTTTGTCAATTAAGTGTAGGTCCAACGGGATTAGTTTGGGCAGCTCTTTTAGATGGTCGAGCTTTAGTACGAATTGGGGTTACTCGAGAATGTTTATCGGGAAATGTATGGGTTGAAACTCGTGGTCCATCGGACGGTTTAAGAATAATGCAAATTTCGGTTGGGGTTTGCTGCGTTTGGGCAGTAACTCATGATAAACAAGTTTGGTTTCGAAAGGGTGTTAAAGCAGACGGTGCTGTAATTAGTGAGGAAAATGCCGTTGGTTGTGGTTGGGTTGAAATGGTGGGGAAAATGTCATCGGTTTCGGTTGCGGCTAACGATCAAGTGTTAGCTGTTGGGGCTGATGATCGAGCTGTGTATTTTCGAACGGGAATAACAGGAGGAGATTTAACTGGGAAAAAATGGAAAAGTTTACATGCTCCTTTACAAGTTAGCAGAGCAAGTAGTAACGCAAGTTTAAATCGAGATCGATTAAGTAATAGCACTAAAAGTACTTCATCTTTG AATCGTCCTCATAGTCTTTGCGACACAACATTAGGCGACATAACTGATCAAAGCCATTCAGCGCCAACATCTCTTCCTGTTGGTGATATGAGCAATAAATTTGAGACTCAATTAAAAAATCCGAGAGCTTGGAGTCCTGTTCGTTCTGTTGGATCAATCGTTGGCACTGAAGTTCATCCCGAGTCTGATGAAAGTTTGTTTAGCGATAAAGCCGATTCGTGCATTTTTGCTGAAGATGAAGAACTGGGTTGGGCTGAGTATGAAGCTCCTTGGTCTTTCGTAGCGGCCGGGGCTTGTACATTAGACTTAAACCAGCTCCCAAATTGGTTCGCCGAACAAGGAAACGCTCAACACGCCGAATTGGAACAACCATGgcgattaaaaattcttgaagaTTTACGATTGAGGCTTGACCCCGATGATCAACGATTTAACGATTATCCTTTGGCTGTTGATACTTCCTCTTGGGTGCACACCGGTGAAGCTAGGGTTAATTTGAATGGTAATACCTTCGTCGATTGCGTTGTTCAATTGGAATGGGTTCATACTTCAGGAactttaactattttaaattcCGATGGAGCAACGACAATG CATCAATTTAGCTTAAATGAAATAACTTGCGTTCAATCTTGTAGTGAACCTGGATGCCCAAGATTATCTATTCACACTCCTAATTTAACCATTCCAATTGTTAGGTTACAGTTTGGTACAGATGCTCAAATGGAGGAGTTACAAGCTCATTTTACAACTGTTTGTAGCGAGGTTCATTTAACAAGag ggAAAGCAAGTTCTTTAAGTGTTTGGGCTGTAACAACATTAGGTGATATATTTGTTTACGACGCAAAAGATACTATAATCCAACACGGAAGTTATGAACTCGATTATGAATTAACAGGAAAACAGTTACCTTTAGAAATCCCCTTACACACAAGTTGCGTACCGGAAacggtaataataataaacggCTGTCTACAAGATGATATAACCCGATTCGCTATAAATTTAGATGCTTATCCAAGTTTTCGATcgaaacacaaaaattacaccgaattggaaaattgttgtttacattttaatccGCGGTTTGAAAATGGTAATCCGACAGTGGTTAGAAATAGTATGATTGATGGGAAATGGGGTGAAGAAGAAAGAGTTGGGATCACGCCATTTATGCCAGGACAAGAAttcgaattaaaaattgaagtgAACGTTGAAGATTACGTTATTTATGTCGATGGGGAACGATTTTGCGGTTACAGGCATCGCTTACCTGTTGGAAGTTGTACTTCTATCTCATTTTGGGGTCAAATAACtttagaaaaaatgaaaatttcgaCACCAAAACCAatcgtaaatttaaaagatatatATTGGAGGCAGTTTGGGGGACATTTACGTCGCGTTGAAACTTGTAAAGCAGGCGTAACCTGGGGGATTGGTTATGATCACACCTGTTGGGTTTACAACGGAGGTTTCGGTGGAAATTTCGCCGGAACTTTAAACAGTAATAATTTACGAGCTATGGCGGATACTCAAGATTATCGCGTTTACGAGAATCAACGTTGGAATCCCGTTACGGGGTACACATCAGCTGGATTACCAACGGATCGTTACATGTGGAGTGACGTAACGGGGAAACAAAGACGTACAAAAGATCaagttaaattattatcagTCCATTGGCAATGGGTTAGCGATTGGTTGGTGGATTTTCATGTACCCGGTGGTGCTGATAAAGAAGGATGGCAATATGCTGTTGATTTTCCAGCTAGTTATCACGCACATAAACATTTTACTGATTATGTAAGAAGGAGAAGATGGTATAGAAGATGTGCAATTGGTACAACAGGGCCATGGCAAGATTTGGGACATACTAAATTGTTGGATGTTTCATTTTGTACTGTTCATGAAGGATTAATCACTGTTTGGGCTCTAGCTACTGGGGGACAAGCTATGATTAGAACTGAAGTTTCCATTTCAAATCCAACC GGTAATAAATGGGAGCACGTAAATTCAGACAAATCATTAACAAGTATTAGTTGTGGTCCATTTAATAATGTTTGGGCAACAGCATCAAATGGAAGCGTTTTTGTTCGACACGGTATAACGATGGATTTAATACAAGGAGTTAAATGGATTTGTATTGAACCACCACCTGGTAATCCATTAAAAGAAATATCTGTAAATCAAATTGGAGTTTGGGCGGTCTCTGATAAAGGAAAGTTATACGTGCGTAAAGATATTTCATATTCATGGCCAGAAGGAAGCGTTTGGCATTGCATCGAGGTCGATCCACTAATATCAG TAGGTTCAACTCCTTTATCTACAAAATTTAAGCACGTTAGTGTTGCTGTAGATGAAGTCTGGGCTACAACTGATGGTGGCTTAGTATTGAGGAGATTGGGAATTTGTGAACAAAATTGTATTGGAACTGGTTGGGACATCGGGATTAac GGTAATTTCCAACAGATCAGTGTAAGAgcattaacataa